A part of Rhodamnia argentea isolate NSW1041297 chromosome 8, ASM2092103v1, whole genome shotgun sequence genomic DNA contains:
- the LOC115738271 gene encoding auxin response factor 22, with the protein MTVLKEAERSLDPQLWHACAGGMVQMPPVNSRVFYFPQGHAEHASSAVDFAGCSGVPPLVLCRVSSVKFLADPESDEVFAKLSLVPLPNTELDFEDERALEAATGSDNPEKPASFAKTLTQSDANNGGGFSVPRYCAETIFPRLDYSADPPVQNVIAKDVHGETWKFRHIYRGTPRRHLLTTGWSTFVNQKKLVAGDSIVFLRTESGDLCVGIRRAKRGIGGESPSAWSSGGGGSCVQQFGGFSMLLREEESKLMRNTSNAGFDGGFRGGKGKERPESVIEAAALAANRQPFEVVYYPRASTPEFCVKASSVKAAMRIQWCSGMRFKMAFETEDSSRISWFMGTISSVQVADPIRWPNSLWRLLQVTWDEPDLLQNVKRVSPWLVELVSNIPAIHMSPFSPPRKKLRLPHYPDFPFDGNFLVPSFSGNLHRPTGLLCCLSDNAPACIQGARQAQFGIPLTDHHLNNRLRLGLLSSNLHRFDPHSRSSNSIMKDNMQGSESLSCLLTMGNCSQRSEKSGDEKKHKFLLFGQPILTEQQISHGRSGDDVISEVVSGKGSTDGNTAKLNFLSDGVGSTLKQAGAGFLWRHGFETSELDLETGHCKVFMESEDVGRTLDLSILSSYEELYRKLGNMFGLERSEMPSHVLYRDTAGTVKRTGDEPFSDFARTAKRLTIFMDSASHGVGRTLLTGRRNPENGFDSTTKAGPLSTYA; encoded by the exons ATGACGGTATTGAAGGAAGCAGAGAGGAGCTTGGATCCGCAGCTTTGGCACGCGTGCGCGGGAGGGATGGTCCAAATGCCTCCAGTGAACTCCAGAGTCTTCTACTTCCCTCAGGGCCATGCTGAGCACGCTTCCTCTGCTGTCGATTTCGCCGGCTGCTCCGGCGTCCCGCCCCTCGTCCTCTGCCGCGTGTCCTCCGTCAAGTTCTTGGCCGACCCCGAGTCGGACGAGGTCTTCGCCAAGCTCAGCCTCGTCCCTCTGCCCAACACCGAGCTCGATTTCGAGGACGAAAGGGCCTTGGAGGCGGCAACCGGATCCGACAACCCTGAGAAGCCGGCCTCCTTTGCTAAAACGCTGACTCAATCCGACGCCAACAATGGCGGCGGCTTTTCCGTGCCACGGTACTGTGCTGAGACGATTTTCCCAAGGCTTGACTACTCGGCTGATCCTCCGGTTCAGAACGTCATCGCGAAGGATGTGCACGGCGAGACGTGGAAGTTCCGGCATATCTACAGGGGGACTCCTCGACGGCACTTGCTGACCACTGGATGGAGCACTTTCGTGAACCAGAAGAAGCTCGTCGCTGGCGACTCGATTGTGTTCCTTAGGACTGAGAGTGGAGATCTCTGCGTCGGGATTCGGCGCGCCAAGAGAGGAATCGGAGGGGAATCTCCGTCTGCATGGAGTTCCGGTGGGGGTGGGAGTTGTGTTCAGCAGTTTGGTGGGTTCTCGATGCTGCTGAGGGAGGAAGAGAGCAAACTGATGCGGAACACATCCAATGCGGGTTTTGACGGTGGTTTTAGAGGAgggaagggaaaagagaggCCCGAGTCAGTGATCGAGGCGGCCGCTCTGGCTGCAAATCGGCAGCCGTTCGAGGTGGTGTACTACCCAAGGGCAAGCACGCCAGAGTTTTGCGTCAAGGCGTCGTCAGTGAAGGCGGCGATGAGGATACAGTGGTGTTCGGGGATGAGGTTTAAGATGGCTTTCGAGACAGAAGACTCTTCGCGGATAAGTTGGTTCATGGGGACCATTTCCTCTGTTCAGGTCGCGGATCCCATCCGCTGGCCGAATTCGCTATGGCGGCTCCTTCAG GTGACTTGGGATGAACCGGACTTGCTACAAAATGTCAAGCGTGTCAGCCCGTGGCTGGTCGAATTGGTATCGAACATCCCGGCTATCCACATGTCGCCCTTCTCTCCACCGAGGAAGAAGTTGCGCCTGCCGCATTACCCGGATTTTCCATTCGACGGGAACTTCCTTGTCCCCTCGTTCTCAGGCAATCTCCACAGGCCCACAGGCCTCTTGTGTTGTCTATCTGATAATGCTCCTGCATGCATACAGGGAGCCAGGCAAGCTCAATTTGGAATACCCTTAACCGATCATCACCTTAACAACAGATTGCGGTTAGGGTTACTGTCGTCCAATTTACATCGTTTCGATCCACATTCTAGAAGTTCCAACAGCATCATGAAAGACAACATGCAGGGGAGTGAAAGTTTGTCATGCTTGCTTACAATGGGGAACTGTAGTCAGAGGTCAGAGAAATCTGGTGACGAGAAGAAGCATAAGTTCCTGCTCTTCGGACAACCTATACTCACGGAGCAGCAGATTTCACACGGTCGCTCTGGTGATGATGTTATCTCCGAAGTTGTCAGTGGCAAAGGTTCAACAGATGGAAACACGGCCAAGCTGAATTTCCTCTCTGATGGTGTGGGGTCAACTCTCAAGCAGGCTGGTGCCGGGTTTCTGTGGCGCCATGGCTTCGAAACCTCTGAACTTGACCTAGAAACGGGTCACTGCAAGGTCTTTATGGAGTCGGAGGATGTGGGAAGGACCCTCGATCTCTCGATTCTCAGTTCATATGAGGAGCTTTACAGGAAGCTTGGTAACATGTTTGGACTAGAGAGATCGGAGATGCCTAGCCATGTTCTCTACCGAGATACCGCTGGTACCGTCAAACGGACGGGAGATGAACCTTTCAG CGACTTTGCAAGAACAGCGAAGAGACTGACCATCTTCATGGATTCGGCTAGTCATGGCGTTGGAAG GACATTGCTCACAGGGAGGAGGAACCCGGAGAACGGATTCGACTCGACCACTAAGGCAGGTCCGTTGAGCACGTATGCATAG